CTTCCAGGGAAACCATGAATTTTCACCTTCTAATGAATTTATTTACAAGCAACAACTTCTACTTCTACCAGCGCGCCTTTTGGCAAATTAGCAACAGCTATGCATGAACGTGCCGGAAAAACTTTCCCAAAATATTCACTGTAAATTTTATTTACAGTGGCAAAGTCATCCATATTGGTGATAAAAATTGTAGTTTTAACCACATGGCTAAACTCCATACCCGCTGCAGATAAAATCTGTCTTATGTTTTCCATTATCTGTTTTGTTTGGGCCTCAACACCTCCTGTTACAAGTTCACCAGTCTGAGGATTAATACCAATTTGACCAGAGACAAATAGAAATCCATTTACCTTTATGGCCTGAGAATAGGGACCAATAGCTTGTGGCGCTTTGCTGGTGCTAATAACTTCTTTCATTTTTCATCCCTCCTCTTATAGTTGTTTAGATACCTGTATATTGTACTTTCCGAGGTTTTTAGATATTTTGCAACCTCGGTTACTGCACCTTTTAATAAAAAGAAGCCTTTATCATTTAATTTTTGGACAATTTCTATCTTTTCTTCTTGTGACAACCGCTCCGGCGGAACGTTGAACTGTTTAATAGTTTCCTCAATAAGGGATGACATTAAGTCTTCTAAAGATGGGTTCGTAATTTCCAAAAATTCATCTTTTAAATTAGTTTTTTGAGCTTTTTTATCTGTGTCTATATTCATAATAAAGTCGTCAATAAATTTACGTGCTTGTAAAGCAGTACTAAGATCCACATTTACGCATAACATTCCAACTAATTCACCATGATCGTCTTTAATAAAAAAAGTGGACGAACGCAACGGTTTTCCATCTTTTGTCCGAGCAGGATAGTTAACCATAGCATCTTGTGTTTGATACAATTTTTCTTTTAAAAATTTTAGCCCTAAGTCGGTAAGCGGTCCTCCAACCTTTCGCCCGCTAATATGACCGTTACGTATTGCAATAATTGAACTCTCTACGTTGGTAACATCGTGAAGAACAACCTCACAGTGTGGCCCGGCAATAGCAGCAAAGAAATCTACCAGAGGAATAAATCTTTCTAATAACTTTTCCTTCATCTTATCTCCCCTCAATGAGATTATTTTGGCTGTTAGATATTTTGAAAATAAATTTACCTTTATGCCAAATTTTTTTCATAAAAATAATTCTGCAAAAAAATAAAAAATCCTTCTTATAATAAAAATTTTTTTGCAACTTAAAAATTAATCATCCGGGAGTCTGTACCCATGCCAGGCGCGTAAGGAAAAAATCCTGCCAGACGGCAGGATTTTTGTCAAGGAAAAGGAGATAACACTTTTACACATTCATATTCCTGGCCAGGATTAAGATCCTCTGACCAGATTATATGGCAATGCAGAATTTATTATCATAGAATCCCAAACAGATAT
The genomic region above belongs to Carboxydothermus pertinax and contains:
- a CDS encoding RidA family protein; its protein translation is MKEVISTSKAPQAIGPYSQAIKVNGFLFVSGQIGINPQTGELVTGGVEAQTKQIMENIRQILSAAGMEFSHVVKTTIFITNMDDFATVNKIYSEYFGKVFPARSCIAVANLPKGALVEVEVVACK
- a CDS encoding helix-turn-helix transcriptional regulator gives rise to the protein MKEKLLERFIPLVDFFAAIAGPHCEVVLHDVTNVESSIIAIRNGHISGRKVGGPLTDLGLKFLKEKLYQTQDAMVNYPARTKDGKPLRSSTFFIKDDHGELVGMLCVNVDLSTALQARKFIDDFIMNIDTDKKAQKTNLKDEFLEITNPSLEDLMSSLIEETIKQFNVPPERLSQEEKIEIVQKLNDKGFFLLKGAVTEVAKYLKTSESTIYRYLNNYKRRDEK